One stretch of Harmonia axyridis chromosome 1, icHarAxyr1.1, whole genome shotgun sequence DNA includes these proteins:
- the LOC123671003 gene encoding odorant receptor 67a-like, which produces MFFMAEIFEFKVEQLIQLMRETSLNRSQNIDVVRRNFRRIVDYHQDIHECYLMVRELAADLSALIIIGYVPFTAALMVFLITDFNIAHLDEFFIIITNLYMWCTAMQKIFDMGDKLTEGAFEMDWYEMDNRMSKDFVIFFMKLHQPLKIKSLFFDLKKPILVSMMKTMYSTLMLILNTNN; this is translated from the exons ATGTTTTTTATGGCAgagatatttgaatttaaagTGGAGCAGCTTATACAACTGATGCGGGAGACATCTCTGAATCGTAGCCAGAACATCGATGTCGTCAGAAGAAATTTTCGGAGAATAGTAGACTACCATCAGGATATTCATGA GTGTTACCTCATGGTAAGGGAACTTGCAGCAGATTTATCAGCCTTAATTATAATTGGTTATGTCCCTTTTACGGCAGCTTTGATGGTATTCCTCATCACG GATTTCAATATTGCTCACTTGGATGAATTCTTTATAATAATCACAAATTTGTACATGTGGTGTACCGctatgcagaaaatttttgatatg GGAGACAAACTCACTGAAGGAGCCTTTGAAATGGATTGGTATGAAATGGATAATAGAATGAGCAAAGacttcgttattttttttatgaaacttcATCAGCCTTTAAAAATTAAATCATTGTTTTTCGATTTGAAGAAACCGATACTAGTCTCG atGATGAAAACCATGTATTCCACTCTGATGCTTATTCTCAACACAAATAACTAA